A region from the Triticum aestivum cultivar Chinese Spring chromosome 3D, IWGSC CS RefSeq v2.1, whole genome shotgun sequence genome encodes:
- the LOC123078151 gene encoding peroxidase 1: protein MGMQSVCGGAGRWRRAVAWWGAVLVLAHLLNCGSAGLLDTNPGLAYNFYATTCPSAEATVRSITWAQVAGNQALPGQLLRLHFHDCFVKGCDASILLDNAQSEKTAPPNGSLGGYPVIDAIKAQLEKACPGVVSCADIVALAARDAVSYQFKASLWQVETGRRDGPVSLASNTGALPSPSAGFNGLLQSFAAKGLDVNDLVALSGAHTIGKASCSSVTPRLYQGNATSIDPLLDSTYAKTLMNACPNTPASTSTVDLDGATPFKFDGNYYTNLQNKRGVLASDAALTQNAAAATIVNDLTNPIKFYAAFSMSMKKMGRVDVLTLKNGQGKIRTKCNVP, encoded by the exons ATGGGGATGCAATCAGTGTGCGGAGGAGCAGGGCGGTGGCGGCGAGCAGTGGCGTGGTGGGGGGCCGTCCTGGTCCTCGCCCATTTACTCAACTGCGGCAGCGCGGGGCTCCTGGACACCAACCCGGGCTTGGCCTATAACTTCTACGCGACGACGTGCCCCAGCGCCGAGGCCACCGTCCGGAGCATCACCTGGGCGCAGGTCGCCGGCAACCAGGCCCTCCCCGGCCAGCTCCTCAGGCTgcacttccacgactgcttcgtcaaG GGCTGCGACGCGTCCATCCTGCTGGACAACGCGCAGAGCGAGAAGACGGCGCCGCCCAACGGCTCCCTCGGCGGTTACCCGGTGATCGACGCTATCAAGGCGCAGCTCGAGAAGGCCTGCCCGGgcgtcgtctcctgcgccgacatcgTCGCGCTCGCCGCCCGCGACGCCGTCTCCTACCAGTTCAAGGCTTCGCTCTGGCAGGTGGAGACCGGCCGCCGGGACGGCCCCGTCTCGCTCGCCAGCAACACCGGCGCGCTGCCCTCGCCCTCTGCCGGCTTCAACGGCCTGCTGCAGAGCTTCGCCGCCAAGGGGCTCGACGTCAACGACCTCGTCGCGCTCTCCGGCGCGCACACCATCGGCAAGGCCAGCTGCTCCAGCGTCACGCCCAGGCTGTACCAAGGCAACGCCACCAGCATCGACCCCCTGCTCGACTCCACCTACGCCAAGACGCTCATGAACGCCTGCCCGAACACTCCAGCTTCGACGTCCACGGTGGACCTGGACGGCGCCACGCCGTTCAAGTTCGACGGCAACTACTACACCAACCTGCAGAACAAGCGGGGAGTGCTCGCCTCCGACGCCGCGCTCACGCAGAACGCCGCCGCCGCGACGATTGTCAACGACCTGACCAACCCGATCAAGTTCTATGCCGCCTTCTCCATGTCCATGAAGAAGATGGGCCGCGTCGACGTGCTCACCCTCAAGAACGGACAAGGGAAGATCAGGACCAAGTGCAATGTGCCGTGA